TGACGCCGACGTTCTCGGGCGTCCCCATGCGCGAAGAGTAGGAGTCGCCAGGCGTCGTGAACTCGAACGCGGCCACGCCGTCGAGGCTCGTGCGGAAGCCCTGCACGCGGGTCTTCTCGCCCGGGTCGAGCACGTACCCGCGGTTCGCGCGGAAGTCGGCCTCGCGGCCCGACACGGCGTCGCGGCCGTCCACCGACAGCACGACCTCGACGCGGCCGCGCGAGCGGTTCGCGATCACGACCTCGTACCTCGATCCCATCCTGCCGAGGAGGTACTGCCTTCCTTCGGCCTTGTAGAGCGGCAGCCGTTCGCCGTCCGACTCGACCCACATCTCGACGGCGTCGCCGTGGACGACGTTCTTCCCGTTGCCCTTCTTCGGCCCGTCCGATCCGTCCGACTCGATCGGCCGCGACGCGCCGCACGCAGCGAACAGCAGCGCGAGCACGGCGAGCATTCCCAAACGCGTCAGCGCTCTCATCTTGAAACCCTCCTTCGTTTGCCTGGACCGCATGATGGTGTCATCGACGCACCGGAAAGGCAATCGATCTACCTCAGATCTACGGGCAGGTCACGAGCGGTGTGAGCGGCGCGAAGTTCCACTCGCTGAGATCGAGCGCGTCGTACGCGGCGAGCGCGTCGACGAGGATCGTCTCGATCTCGGCATAGGTCTGGCCGAACTTGTTGGTCGTGTCGCCGCCGTCGATCGCGACGCAGGCGAACTTCGATTCGCCGCAGATCTCGATCGCTTCGCAACCGGGCGACGGGTTGCCCAACACCTCGAGCTGATCGTCGCCGTACAGCGCGACGCCGTCCACGAGCGTGAGCCGCACCTCGGTCGGCGTCGCGGCGAGGATCGTGTCGTACGGTGCGTCCGGGTCGCCGCTCATCACCGAGACGTCCGCCTTCATGCCGACCGCGAGCGCGCCGATCTGGTCCCCGACCGCGAGCAGCTCGGCGCCGTTGATCGTCGCCATTTCCACGATCTCCTGGGGCGTGAGCACGTCGCCCCACTCGGAATCATCGACCTCGTCCGCGAAGCGAAGCTCGTCGAGCATGTTCTGGCTGCCGCCGATCGACCAGTCCGGCCCGAGGCCCACCGTGATCCCCTCGGCGAGGGCGGTCGGGATGTCGGTCGTCTGCGAGAGGTCGGTCCCCAGGCCGTACAGGAAGACGTTCGACCGCGGCGACCAGATCAGCCCCATCCCGTAGGTGCCCATGGCCGCGAGCTCGATCGCGCCGAACGCCGTGCCGTGGATCACGGCGGTCTCGGAGACGAACAGGCACCCGTCGGTCGTGGTGACCGTGTTCAGATCGTCGAACTCGGAGAGCGCCGACGCGTCCACGCCTTCGCCGAGGTGAATCAGGTACGAGTCCGTCGAGCCGTCCGCGATGTTCGCGCACACCCCGTCCGCCGCCGAAGTCGACGGGAAGAGCGTGGCGGCCTGGATCTTGTCCTCGCAGCTCTGCGGCGGGACCGTGCCGCACAGGCCGTTCGCTGACTGATCGATGGTCCGTGCGAGCGTGCGGTAGCACGTCTTGTTCGCCGGGTTGGCCGAGCCTTGGACCGAGGTCGTGCCCGAGACGAGCGCCTTGAGCTCGCCGTACTTGATCATCTCGCAGTTGTAGTTGACCGGCGAGGTGCCCTCGCCGTTCAGGTACTGCTTCGCGTCGACCATCGCGCCGTACCGCTCCTCGTCGGGCCACTGGTTGTGGTTTCCGTACGCCTCGGTCGGTGTCCAGTCGGTCGCGTCGAAGATGTCGTACAGGATGTGGTTGTGCGCGTCGATCAGACCGGGCAGGACGACGCCGTTGGTCACGACGATCGACGCCGTCGCGGCGCCGGTCTCGCCCGAGCACGACGCGGCGACGCAGGTGATGAGATCATCCTCGATGAGCAACTCACCCGCGAACGCCTCGGTCGGCGTGACCAGGACGCCTTGGAGCAGGATCTTCGTCGCGTTGCCCGTCACGACGAGCTGGGGCGCTCCCTGCGTTTCGGGGCACCCGATCGCCTCGGCCACGCAGTCCGAGGCGCAGGCGTCGCAGAAGATGCAGTTGTTCATCAGCGTGTAGTCGACCGCGCCGCCCGGGAAGCTCGCGGCGCACGCCGCGACGCACTCCGCGTCGTCCCCGCAGTCGATCGCGCAGGTGGTGATCGCCGTGCACCCCGCGTTGGCCGCGCACGTCTCGTACTGCGCCGCGCACAGCCCGTTCGTGTCCACGCACGCGAGGCAGTCGTCACAGTCGCCCGTGCCGTCGCATGACGTCTCGGTGTCGGTGTCGGTGTCGGCGTCGGTGTCGGCGTCGGTGTCGGCGTCGGTGTCGGTGTCCGTGTCGATGTCGGTGTCGGTGTCGATGTCGGTGTCGGTGTCGGTGTCCGCATCACTATCGGTATCGGTATCCGCGGCCGAAGAACCGGAGTTGTCCGACGCGCAGCCCCCTTCTGCGAGGACGACGAAGCCGAACATCAGTGGACCGAGCAGACGATGCGACATGGGCGTGCTCCTCTCGTGCTGAAATATTGTACTCGAAATCGAACGCGCTTTGGGTGGGAAGATCCCTGCGCAGGGCAACGGGCGCGCAGCCCGGGCAAACGGAGTTGACAATCAACCCGTTTGTCGCGTTCGCGTGTGCAAATACACACGCACCCTTGACTACTTATCGCACAATAACACACATATGAAATTCAATGTATTCAATGGGTTGACCGTGGTGTGGACAGGAGCCCGAAACGGGGTGCGAAACCGACTATGCACCACGGTAACATATAGAAATTAAGTGTAAAAATGGTGATCGCTGAACATGCGAACCCCGAGATGGCCGCTTTCTGTGAGAGGTTTTTCGCGGCTGGACAGTCCTGAAATGCTACGAAAATACTGTAACCGCATGAATTGAAACATAAAATATCCAGCTTCCCAACTTGGCAGGCCGATTGCTTATTGCTCGCTCAGGAGGCGAACATGACCTGGCTCTACAACATGCTCAACGATTTACAGAAGCGGATCGCCGGGGAATCCGACGAGGCGCAACAGGGTGAGAACACGCTCAACCGTTTGCGCGAGCACCGCACCAGTGAGCGGGTGCGCCAGTTCCAGGCCCGCCTCCACGCCCTCGATCGCCGCCTCGCCGCCCTGCGCTAGCCGTTCCCGGTTCTTGAAAAAATCCCCCGCAGGCTCGACGATGGCGCGATGTGCGATCCCGTCACAATCGAGGAGAGGCTGCGTTCGGTCGTCGCCGCCTGGCGCGCGAACCTGCCGGGCGAGTTCGTCGCCGAGGCGACGACGATTGGGCGGCCCGCGGAGTACGCCGAGTGGCCGGAGGATCTCGATCCGCGGCTCGTGCGGGGACTGCAGTCGCTCGGAATCGAGGCGCCGTACGCGCACCAGGCGGCTGCTTGGGAGCTGCTCGCGCGGGGCGAGGATGTCGTCGTCGCGACACCGACCGCGTCGGGCAAAAGCCTCTGCTACAACGTGCCGGTGATCGACGCGGTGCTCAAGGACCCCGCGGCGCGCGCCCTGTACGTCTTTCCGACCAAGGCGCTCGCCCGAGATCAGGAGGCGTCGCTCGCCCGGCTGTTCGAGGCGGCGGGCGCCGAGCCGAAGGTCGCGGTGTACGACGGCGACACACCCGTCGAGGCGCGGCGCGCGGCCAGGCGGGAGGCGCGCGTGATCGTCACGAACCCGGACATGCTCCACACCGGGATCCTGCCGCACCACACGTCCTTCGCCCCGTTCTTCGCGGGGCTGGGACACGTCGTGATCGACGAGCTCCACCAGTACCGCGGCGTGTTCGGTTCGCACGTGGCGAACGTGATGCGGCGCCTGCGGCGCGTTGCGGCGTTCCACGGCGGCGCGCCGAGGATCGCGGCGTGCTCGGCGACGATCGGCAACCCGGCGGAGCTCGCGGCGACGGTGCTCGGCTGTCCGGCGACGGCGATCTTGGAGAACGGCTCGCCCGACGGCCCGCGGACGATCATCGTGTACAACCCGGAGCTCGTCGACCCGGCGATGGGTGTCCGCAGATCCGCGCTCAAGGTTGCGGCACGGCTCGCCGCGGAGCTCGTCGCCGCGGGCGTGACGACGCTCGTGTTCTGCCAGACCCGGCGCGGTGTGGAGGTGACCCTTCGCGCCCTGCGGACGAGGCTCTCGGCCGAAGGACGTTCTCCAGCGCGCGCGCGCGGCTACCGGGGCGGCTACCTGCCGCAGCTCCGGCGGGAGATCGAGGCCGCGCTCCGCGAGGGAAAAGTCGACGCCGTGGTCGCGACGAACGCGCTCGAGCTCGGGATCGACGTCGGCGGCCTCGATGCGGTGGTGATGGCCGGCTACCCGGGGACGATCGCCGCGACCCACCAGCGCGCCGGCCGAGCCGGGCGGAGGCGGGAGCCGTCGCTCGCGGTGCTTGTCGCGCGCTCCGATCCGCTGGATCAGTTCCTCGCGCGCGAACCCGCCTTCCTGCTCGAAGCGTCACCGGAGCGGGCCCTCGCCGCGCCGGACAACGTCGAGATCCTGCTGCCGCACCTCAGGTGCGCGGCGTTCGAGCTGCCGTTCGCAGCTGGAGAGGGGTTCGGCGGGCTCGATCCCGAGGACACGGCGGCCGCGCTCGACTGCCTCGTCGCCGAGGGCGACGTGACGCGGACCCAGGGCGCGTACCACTTCGTAGGCGCGTCCTACCCCGCCGCGGCGGTGGGCCTGAGAAGCGTGGGCGCGCAGCGGGTCGTTGCCTCGGACGTGGAGACCGGCGAGGTGATCGCCGAGGTCGATCCGCGGGCCGCACGGCTCGAGCTTCACGAGAGCGCGGTGTACCAGCACGAGGGCGCGATCTATCTCGTCGAGCGCCTCGATCTCGAGCACGGGCGCGCGGAGCTCGTCCCGGCCGCGCCGATCTACTACACGATCGCGGTGCCGACCGTCCTGCTCCGCGTAGTCGAGGTGCACGGCGAGCGCGGGCTCGGCGCCGGCGCGGCGGCGTTCGAGGGCGACGTCGTGGTGCGGGAGGAGATCTGCGCGTACAAAAAGGTTCGGTTCGAAACGCACGAGGGTCTCGGCACGGGCACCGTGTCGTTGCCGCCCTCGGAGATGGAGACTGAGGCGGCGTGGATCGTCCCGGCCGAGACCGCGGCTGAAGTCGTCGGGAGGGATTCGCTCTGGCTGGCGCTCGCCGGGATCGGTCATGCGCTGCACAGGATCGTCGCGCTGCGGCTGATGTGCGATCCGCGGGACGTCGCCGTCGTGGTGCAGGCCGCGCCCGGTAGCGACCGCCTCGCGCTCTACCTCTACGATGCGCACGCCGGAGGCGTGGGGCTCTCGAGCCGCGCGTTCCGGATCGCCGCGGAGCTGCTCGAAGACGCGGGTCGCCTCGTGTCCGGGTGTCCGTGCGCTGACGGGTGCCCGTCGTGCGTCGGGCCGCGCGGGGAGGGCGATCCGCCGGTGAAGGCGCTGGCCGTCGCGCTCCTGCGGGCGCTCGGCGCGGGAGGCGTAGGGTGGTGAACCGACTGAAATCGAGGCTCGAGCGCCGCGGCGC
This region of Pseudomonadota bacterium genomic DNA includes:
- a CDS encoding amidohydrolase family protein, giving the protein MSHRLLGPLMFGFVVLAEGGCASDNSGSSAADTDTDSDADTDTDTDIDTDTDIDTDTDTDADTDADTDADTDTDTETSCDGTGDCDDCLACVDTNGLCAAQYETCAANAGCTAITTCAIDCGDDAECVAACAASFPGGAVDYTLMNNCIFCDACASDCVAEAIGCPETQGAPQLVVTGNATKILLQGVLVTPTEAFAGELLIEDDLITCVAASCSGETGAATASIVVTNGVVLPGLIDAHNHILYDIFDATDWTPTEAYGNHNQWPDEERYGAMVDAKQYLNGEGTSPVNYNCEMIKYGELKALVSGTTSVQGSANPANKTCYRTLARTIDQSANGLCGTVPPQSCEDKIQAATLFPSTSAADGVCANIADGSTDSYLIHLGEGVDASALSEFDDLNTVTTTDGCLFVSETAVIHGTAFGAIELAAMGTYGMGLIWSPRSNVFLYGLGTDLSQTTDIPTALAEGITVGLGPDWSIGGSQNMLDELRFADEVDDSEWGDVLTPQEIVEMATINGAELLAVGDQIGALAVGMKADVSVMSGDPDAPYDTILAATPTEVRLTLVDGVALYGDDQLEVLGNPSPGCEAIEICGESKFACVAIDGGDTTNKFGQTYAEIETILVDALAAYDALDLSEWNFAPLTPLVTCP
- a CDS encoding DEAD/DEAH box helicase, whose amino-acid sequence is MCDPVTIEERLRSVVAAWRANLPGEFVAEATTIGRPAEYAEWPEDLDPRLVRGLQSLGIEAPYAHQAAAWELLARGEDVVVATPTASGKSLCYNVPVIDAVLKDPAARALYVFPTKALARDQEASLARLFEAAGAEPKVAVYDGDTPVEARRAARREARVIVTNPDMLHTGILPHHTSFAPFFAGLGHVVIDELHQYRGVFGSHVANVMRRLRRVAAFHGGAPRIAACSATIGNPAELAATVLGCPATAILENGSPDGPRTIIVYNPELVDPAMGVRRSALKVAARLAAELVAAGVTTLVFCQTRRGVEVTLRALRTRLSAEGRSPARARGYRGGYLPQLRREIEAALREGKVDAVVATNALELGIDVGGLDAVVMAGYPGTIAATHQRAGRAGRRREPSLAVLVARSDPLDQFLAREPAFLLEASPERALAAPDNVEILLPHLRCAAFELPFAAGEGFGGLDPEDTAAALDCLVAEGDVTRTQGAYHFVGASYPAAAVGLRSVGAQRVVASDVETGEVIAEVDPRAARLELHESAVYQHEGAIYLVERLDLEHGRAELVPAAPIYYTIAVPTVLLRVVEVHGERGLGAGAAAFEGDVVVREEICAYKKVRFETHEGLGTGTVSLPPSEMETEAAWIVPAETAAEVVGRDSLWLALAGIGHALHRIVALRLMCDPRDVAVVVQAAPGSDRLALYLYDAHAGGVGLSSRAFRIAAELLEDAGRLVSGCPCADGCPSCVGPRGEGDPPVKALAVALLRALGAGGVGW